In a single window of the Pandoraea pulmonicola genome:
- a CDS encoding RNase A-like domain-containing protein, protein MSEEDLANRLATSNVSSASTFADRATAETAVSAAVNSNKPAIQSYLSGKSSGYLAIEYTSPTPVGTSLNRGATSATSVNNVRVVITKDPTMSTSYRIVTGYPYQ, encoded by the coding sequence ATGTCTGAAGAGGATCTCGCGAATCGCTTGGCAACGTCGAACGTGTCCTCGGCTTCCACGTTTGCTGATCGCGCAACTGCGGAGACTGCTGTCTCCGCAGCAGTGAATTCGAACAAACCGGCGATTCAGAGCTATCTGTCGGGAAAGTCAAGCGGCTACTTGGCGATTGAGTACACGTCGCCAACACCGGTTGGTACCAGCCTCAATCGCGGTGCAACAAGCGCTACTTCGGTCAATAACGTCAGAGTCGTGATTACGAAGGATCCTACAATGTCAACAAGCTACAGAATTGTGACAGGGTACCCATACCAATGA